A part of Streptomyces sp. NBC_01451 genomic DNA contains:
- the cobT gene encoding nicotinate-nucleotide--dimethylbenzimidazole phosphoribosyltransferase: protein MTDTGQVPAEGLPENAGMVEQPGVPTHGAYTYLSETTAEDEDLLLLPGAQSAWGNEVAPPAPAPVVEAVHEPGPHETGGRDSGSVDLSAVRLATQASVSQATAPTAPRRPLHLGPPTPDASASPVRSLADRGPAGMTAPVRQLGTPAQAPVPDYLDAAPLLAETAPQGAAPWGAQAPAHAAVQAAPAPPLVSEVAHPAETVVPLLAEHSAPEAAPGAPEIPEQADPVAVLQDATAEASYEEPEGAHETSGPAAPQAAHPPESAYAVEASQVPDPAVAFPAAGGPEPGAVPPAPPVPPEAAQGPQESEDALAVVPEAEPVVLPEAEPAPEASLVPEEPVSSDTRLVPDAPVAPEDRFAPEAHEETAAHVAAQAAPEGETQEVDPGDHVEAPGVLVEEFPAPPALEEPPVAHLVDPASQPVDAAQVTEAATPAEPLYEAVPAEEPAPVPEYVAAEGQQAEPEAVFAPVAPSGHAHAPEPAVVATPAAEQYAEPAEEPAPFAGPTDQPHLPAEPQFAEPVGEFVPVDGAVPTTPYLAPTPPHGFVLAPEEEPAPAPVSALRPPHPEPEPEPETAEAGVPVLPEAEPAPDPDLDAVQVAQQAADLDTRGADLEEQEEREAGEEGTAAVEDVRQSTGPAAPGYDDAEREAVLKVMRERRDIRNGFRSDPIPHDVLLRVLEAAHTAPSVGHSQPWDFVVIRSAETRGTMHELAARQREAYARSLPKGRAKQFKELKIEAILDTPVNIVVTADPTRGGRHTLGRHTQPQMAPYSSALAVENLWLAARAEGLGVGWVSFFDEREMVRALGLPEHLEVVAYLCVGYVDEFPEEPELLQAGWSKRRPLSWVVHEETYGRRALPGEEPHDLLAETVANIRPLDAKALGEAWERQKRMTKPAGALGMLEIISAQLSGLSRMCPPPIPEPAAVAIFAGDHGVHAQGVTPWPQEVTAQMVANFLGGGAVCNAFANQVGAEVCVIDVGVASDLPATPGLLPRKIRAGTSDMTTGPAMTREEAKAAIEVGIETARDLVAAGNKALLTGEMGIANTTASAALISVFTDTDPAEVTGRGTGINDETLARKTEVVRRAVDFHQPDPADPIGVLAAVGGFEHAAMVGLLLGGASLRTPVILDGVSAGAAALVARAIAPEVLAACIAGHRSAEPGHVAALNKLGLRPLIDLDLRLGEGTGALLALPMVQSTARAMHEVATFDSAGVTEK, encoded by the coding sequence ATGACCGACACCGGCCAGGTCCCGGCCGAGGGGCTGCCGGAGAACGCAGGCATGGTGGAACAGCCGGGCGTTCCCACGCACGGTGCGTACACCTACCTCTCCGAGACCACCGCCGAGGACGAAGACCTGCTGCTGCTCCCGGGCGCCCAGAGCGCCTGGGGCAACGAGGTCGCTCCACCCGCCCCGGCACCCGTCGTCGAGGCCGTGCACGAGCCCGGCCCGCACGAGACCGGTGGCCGTGACAGCGGCTCGGTCGACCTGAGCGCCGTCCGGCTGGCGACGCAGGCCTCGGTCTCCCAGGCGACGGCGCCGACCGCGCCCCGCCGCCCGCTGCACCTCGGTCCGCCGACCCCCGACGCCTCCGCGAGCCCGGTCCGCTCCCTCGCCGACCGCGGCCCGGCAGGCATGACCGCACCGGTACGCCAGCTCGGTACGCCCGCGCAGGCACCCGTCCCCGACTACCTCGACGCGGCCCCTCTGCTCGCCGAAACGGCCCCGCAGGGCGCGGCTCCCTGGGGCGCCCAGGCCCCGGCCCACGCAGCGGTGCAGGCCGCGCCGGCCCCGCCGCTGGTGAGCGAGGTGGCACACCCTGCGGAAACGGTTGTTCCACTTCTGGCGGAGCACTCGGCACCGGAGGCGGCGCCCGGGGCGCCCGAGATCCCGGAACAGGCGGACCCCGTAGCGGTCCTCCAGGACGCGACTGCGGAGGCCTCGTACGAGGAGCCGGAAGGCGCCCACGAGACGTCCGGGCCCGCTGCCCCGCAGGCGGCTCATCCGCCGGAGAGCGCGTACGCCGTCGAGGCCTCCCAGGTCCCGGACCCCGCCGTGGCGTTCCCCGCTGCCGGGGGCCCCGAGCCGGGCGCCGTCCCCCCGGCTCCTCCCGTGCCCCCCGAGGCGGCGCAGGGACCACAGGAGTCCGAGGACGCCCTTGCCGTCGTACCAGAGGCCGAACCCGTAGTACTTCCGGAGGCGGAACCCGCACCCGAGGCGTCGTTGGTACCCGAAGAGCCCGTCTCGTCGGACACGCGGCTCGTCCCCGACGCTCCGGTGGCGCCGGAGGACCGGTTCGCCCCCGAGGCCCACGAGGAAACCGCCGCGCACGTGGCCGCGCAGGCTGCCCCCGAGGGCGAGACGCAGGAGGTGGACCCCGGCGACCACGTCGAGGCACCGGGTGTCCTCGTGGAGGAGTTCCCGGCTCCGCCGGCCTTGGAGGAGCCCCCGGTCGCCCACCTGGTGGACCCGGCGTCCCAGCCCGTGGACGCCGCCCAGGTGACCGAGGCCGCCACGCCCGCGGAACCCCTGTACGAGGCGGTACCGGCGGAAGAGCCCGCCCCCGTACCGGAGTACGTCGCCGCGGAAGGGCAGCAGGCCGAGCCCGAGGCCGTCTTCGCGCCGGTCGCCCCGAGCGGCCACGCGCACGCCCCGGAACCCGCTGTCGTCGCCACCCCCGCCGCCGAGCAGTACGCGGAGCCCGCCGAGGAACCCGCCCCGTTCGCCGGGCCGACCGACCAGCCGCACCTGCCGGCCGAGCCGCAGTTCGCCGAGCCGGTGGGCGAGTTCGTCCCCGTGGACGGCGCTGTGCCCACCACCCCCTACCTGGCCCCGACGCCCCCGCACGGGTTCGTCCTCGCCCCGGAGGAGGAACCCGCGCCTGCCCCGGTGAGCGCCCTCCGGCCTCCGCACCCGGAGCCGGAGCCGGAGCCGGAAACCGCGGAGGCCGGGGTTCCGGTCCTCCCGGAGGCGGAACCGGCCCCCGACCCCGACCTCGACGCCGTGCAGGTGGCACAGCAGGCGGCGGACCTGGACACGAGGGGCGCCGACCTGGAGGAGCAGGAAGAGCGGGAGGCGGGCGAAGAGGGCACGGCCGCGGTGGAGGACGTACGACAGTCCACCGGCCCCGCCGCCCCCGGTTACGACGACGCCGAGCGCGAGGCCGTGCTCAAGGTGATGCGTGAGCGCCGGGACATCCGCAACGGCTTCCGCAGCGACCCGATCCCGCACGACGTACTGCTGCGCGTGCTGGAGGCGGCTCACACGGCGCCGTCCGTCGGCCACTCGCAGCCGTGGGACTTCGTCGTGATCCGTTCGGCGGAGACCCGCGGCACGATGCACGAACTGGCCGCGCGGCAGCGGGAGGCGTACGCCAGGTCGCTGCCCAAGGGCCGGGCGAAGCAGTTCAAGGAACTGAAGATCGAGGCCATCCTCGACACCCCGGTCAACATCGTCGTGACCGCCGACCCGACCCGTGGCGGCCGGCACACCCTCGGCCGGCACACCCAGCCGCAGATGGCGCCCTACTCGTCCGCGCTCGCGGTCGAGAACCTGTGGCTCGCGGCCCGCGCCGAGGGCCTCGGCGTCGGCTGGGTCAGCTTCTTCGACGAGCGCGAGATGGTCAGGGCCCTGGGCCTGCCCGAACACCTGGAGGTCGTGGCCTACCTCTGCGTCGGCTACGTCGACGAGTTCCCGGAGGAGCCCGAACTGCTGCAGGCGGGCTGGTCCAAGCGCCGCCCGCTGTCGTGGGTCGTGCACGAGGAGACGTACGGCCGTCGCGCGCTGCCCGGCGAGGAGCCGCACGACCTGCTCGCCGAGACCGTCGCCAACATCCGCCCGCTGGACGCCAAGGCGCTCGGCGAGGCGTGGGAGCGCCAGAAGCGCATGACGAAGCCGGCGGGCGCGCTCGGCATGCTGGAGATCATCTCCGCGCAGCTGTCGGGACTGTCCCGGATGTGCCCGCCCCCCATCCCCGAGCCGGCCGCGGTCGCGATCTTCGCGGGCGACCACGGAGTGCACGCCCAGGGTGTCACCCCCTGGCCGCAGGAGGTGACCGCGCAGATGGTCGCCAACTTCCTCGGCGGCGGCGCGGTCTGCAACGCCTTCGCGAACCAGGTGGGCGCCGAGGTCTGCGTGATCGACGTGGGTGTCGCCTCGGACCTGCCCGCCACCCCTGGCCTGCTGCCGCGCAAGATCCGCGCGGGCACGTCCGACATGACGACCGGCCCCGCGATGACCCGCGAGGAGGCCAAGGCGGCCATCGAGGTGGGCATCGAGACGGCCCGCGACCTGGTGGCGGCCGGCAACAAGGCCCTGCTCACGGGCGAGATGGGCATCGCGAACACCACGGCGTCGGCGGCCCTGATCTCCGTCTTCACGGACACGGACCCCGCCGAGGTCACGGGCCGGGGCACCGGCATCAACGACGAGACCCTCGCGCGCAAGACCGAGGTCGTCCGCCGTGCCGTCGACTTCCACCAGCCGGACCCGGCCGACCCGATCGGCGTCCTGGCGGCGGTCGGCGGCTTCGAACACGCGGCGATGGTCGGCCTTCTCCTCGGCGGTGCGTCCCTCCGTACGCCGGTGATCCTGGACGGGGTCAGCGCCGGCGCCGCCGCCCTGGTGGCCCGCGCGATCGCCCCCGAGGTCCTGGCCGCGTGCATCGCGGGCCACCGCAGCGCGGAACCGGGCCACGTGGCGGCCCTGAACAAGCTGGGGCTGCGTCCTCTGATCGACCTGGACCTCCGCCTGGGCGAGGGCACGGGCGCGCTGCTGGCCCTCCCGATGGTCCAGAGCACGGCGAGGGCGATGCACGAGGTGGCGACGTTCGACTCGGCCGGAGTGACAGAGAAGTAG
- the cobA gene encoding uroporphyrinogen-III C-methyltransferase, which produces MAEHPAYPVGLRLTGRRVVVLGAGQVAQRRLPALIAAGADILLVSPEATPSVEAMADAGELTWERRPYADGDLTDAWYALIATSDAQANAQASAEAERHRVWCVRSDDADAATAWTPATGHSEGVTVAVLTTDARGRDPRHTAAIRDAVVEGLRDGTLVAPHYRTRAPGVALVGGGPGDPDLITVRGRRLLAEADVVIADRLGPRDLLAELPPHVEVIDAAKIPYGRYMAQEAINNALIEHAKLGKRVVRLKGGDPYVYGRGMEEVQALAEAGIACTVVPGISSSISVPSAAGIPVTHRGVAHEFTVVSGHVAPDDERSLVDWPSLAKLTGTLVVLMGVDKIGRIAETLVAHGKSADTPVALIQEGTTAAQRRVDATLATVAETVRTQDVKPPAVIVIGAVVNVGPEASV; this is translated from the coding sequence ATGGCCGAACACCCCGCCTACCCCGTAGGCCTTCGCCTCACCGGCCGCCGAGTGGTGGTCCTGGGCGCCGGCCAGGTGGCCCAGCGCCGCCTGCCCGCCCTCATCGCGGCGGGCGCGGACATCCTCCTCGTGTCACCGGAGGCGACCCCTTCCGTGGAGGCGATGGCGGACGCGGGCGAACTCACCTGGGAGCGCCGCCCCTACGCGGACGGCGACCTGACGGACGCCTGGTACGCCCTGATCGCGACCAGCGACGCGCAGGCCAACGCCCAGGCCTCCGCCGAGGCCGAACGCCATCGCGTCTGGTGCGTCCGCTCCGACGACGCCGACGCGGCGACTGCCTGGACCCCGGCCACCGGGCACAGCGAGGGCGTCACGGTCGCCGTCCTCACCACGGACGCCAGGGGCCGCGACCCCCGCCACACCGCAGCCATCCGTGACGCGGTCGTCGAGGGCCTGCGAGACGGCACGCTCGTCGCGCCCCATTACCGCACCCGCGCTCCCGGCGTAGCCCTGGTCGGCGGCGGCCCCGGCGACCCGGACCTGATCACGGTCCGGGGCCGGCGCCTGCTCGCCGAGGCGGACGTGGTGATCGCGGACCGGCTCGGCCCGCGCGACCTCCTCGCCGAACTGCCCCCGCACGTCGAGGTGATCGACGCGGCGAAGATCCCGTACGGCCGTTACATGGCCCAGGAGGCCATCAACAACGCGCTGATCGAACACGCGAAGCTGGGCAAGCGGGTCGTACGGCTGAAGGGCGGCGACCCTTACGTCTACGGCCGGGGCATGGAGGAGGTGCAGGCGCTGGCCGAGGCGGGCATCGCCTGCACGGTCGTACCCGGCATCTCCAGCTCGATCTCGGTGCCGAGCGCCGCCGGCATCCCGGTCACGCACCGCGGGGTCGCCCACGAGTTCACCGTGGTCAGCGGCCATGTCGCCCCCGACGACGAACGCTCCCTCGTCGACTGGCCGTCCCTCGCGAAGCTGACCGGCACGCTCGTCGTCCTCATGGGCGTCGACAAGATCGGCCGGATCGCGGAGACCCTCGTCGCGCACGGCAAGTCCGCGGACACGCCGGTCGCCCTGATCCAGGAGGGCACGACAGCGGCCCAGCGCCGCGTCGACGCGACCCTCGCGACGGTCGCCGAGACCGTCCGTACGCAGGACGTGAAGCCCCCCGCGGTGATCGTGATCGGCGCGGTCGTGAACGTGGGCCCGGAGGCATCGGTGTAA
- a CDS encoding TrmH family RNA methyltransferase, whose product MADLITVEDPDDPRLRDYTGLTDVELRRKREPAEGLFIAEGEKVIRRAKDAGYEMRSMLLSAKWVDVMRDVIDELPAPVYAVSPELAERVTGYHVHRGALASMQRKPLPTADELLQTARRVVVMESVNDHTNIGAIFRSAAALGMDAVLLSPDCADPLYRRSVKVSMGAVFSVPYARLDSWPKSLDSVREAGFTLLALTPDEKAKTLDETAPHKMQRVALMLGAEGDGLSTQALVAADEWVRIPMAHGVDSLNVGAAAAVAFYAVATGRPTPGPGQEGLSSHSRLP is encoded by the coding sequence GTGGCCGATCTCATCACCGTCGAGGACCCCGACGACCCGCGCCTGCGCGACTACACGGGACTGACCGACGTCGAACTGCGCCGCAAACGCGAGCCCGCGGAGGGCCTTTTCATCGCCGAGGGCGAGAAGGTCATCAGGCGGGCCAAGGACGCCGGTTACGAGATGCGCTCGATGCTCCTGTCCGCGAAGTGGGTCGACGTCATGCGCGACGTCATCGACGAACTCCCGGCTCCCGTGTACGCGGTCAGCCCGGAACTCGCCGAACGCGTCACCGGGTACCACGTGCACCGCGGCGCCCTCGCCTCCATGCAGCGCAAACCGCTCCCGACGGCGGACGAACTCCTGCAGACCGCACGCCGGGTGGTGGTCATGGAGTCGGTCAACGACCACACCAACATCGGCGCGATCTTCCGCAGCGCCGCCGCCCTCGGCATGGACGCGGTCCTGCTCTCCCCGGACTGCGCGGACCCCCTGTACCGGCGCAGCGTCAAGGTCTCGATGGGCGCGGTCTTCTCCGTTCCGTACGCGCGGCTGGACAGCTGGCCCAAGAGCCTGGACTCGGTCCGCGAGGCGGGCTTCACGCTCCTGGCCCTCACCCCCGACGAGAAGGCCAAGACCCTCGACGAGACGGCCCCGCACAAGATGCAGCGCGTCGCCCTGATGCTCGGCGCGGAGGGCGACGGCCTCTCCACCCAGGCTCTGGTGGCAGCCGACGAATGGGTCCGCATCCCGATGGCCCACGGCGTCGACTCCCTCAACGTGGGTGCTGCGGCGGCGGTCGCCTTCTACGCGGTGGCGACGGGCCGCCCCACCCCTGGGCCGGGCCAGGAGGGCCTGTCGTCACATTCCCGCCTGCCCTGA
- a CDS encoding serine/threonine-protein kinase: MNMAMMRLRREDPRVVGSFRLHRRLGAGGMGVVYLGSDKRGQRVALKVIRPDLAEDQEFRSRFAREVSAARRIRGGCTARLVAADLDADRPWFATQYVPGPSLHDKVIDEGSLSAADVASIGAALAEGLVAVHEAGVVHRDLKPSNILLSPKGPRIIDFGIAWATGASTLTHVGTAVGSPGFLAPEQVRGAAVTPATDVFSLGATLAYASMADSPFGHGSSEVMLYRVVHEEAHLQGVPDALAPLVRACLAKDPEERPSTLQLSLRLKEIAAREAQGMADVRPPGPRAAEAERPTGRLTESYPDQRPPYHSQTQPHSQSPSPSQAQRRPQGPASGSSGSRGGVPSRGGGGASRGDSPSRGGGVSRGGTASSRSGARPVPGARNTNRPGPRSGAGRPAPRGTGTGRRPANPRLLRQRLFVFVVVTLLVALGIAAAQGCQGPSRGLGDDSGRTGGGQQRQEQVRPDDKPGGTAGSLAPAPPRPGSSSDANAD; encoded by the coding sequence ATGAACATGGCGATGATGCGCCTGAGGCGCGAGGACCCGCGCGTCGTCGGCTCGTTCAGGCTTCACAGACGGCTCGGCGCGGGCGGGATGGGCGTTGTCTACCTGGGCTCCGACAAGCGGGGGCAGCGGGTCGCCCTGAAGGTGATCCGGCCCGATCTGGCGGAGGATCAGGAGTTCCGCTCCCGGTTCGCGCGCGAGGTCTCCGCGGCCCGGCGGATCAGGGGCGGGTGCACGGCGCGGCTCGTCGCCGCGGACCTGGACGCGGACCGGCCGTGGTTCGCCACGCAGTACGTGCCCGGGCCGTCCCTGCACGACAAGGTCATCGACGAGGGATCGCTCAGCGCGGCCGACGTCGCCTCCATCGGCGCCGCCCTCGCCGAGGGGCTGGTCGCGGTGCACGAGGCCGGGGTCGTGCACCGGGACCTGAAGCCGTCCAACATCCTGCTGTCCCCCAAGGGACCGCGGATCATCGACTTCGGCATCGCCTGGGCGACCGGGGCCTCGACGCTCACCCACGTCGGTACGGCCGTCGGCTCACCCGGCTTCCTCGCACCCGAGCAGGTGCGCGGCGCGGCGGTCACACCGGCGACGGACGTGTTCTCGCTGGGCGCCACGCTGGCGTACGCCTCGATGGCCGACTCGCCCTTCGGGCACGGCAGTTCCGAGGTGATGCTGTACCGGGTGGTCCACGAGGAGGCCCACCTGCAGGGCGTTCCGGACGCGCTGGCACCCCTCGTACGGGCGTGTCTGGCGAAGGACCCCGAGGAGCGGCCGAGCACGCTCCAACTGTCGCTGCGGCTCAAGGAGATCGCGGCGCGCGAGGCGCAGGGCATGGCGGACGTGCGGCCTCCCGGGCCGCGTGCCGCCGAGGCGGAGCGGCCGACGGGACGGCTCACCGAGAGCTATCCGGACCAGCGGCCCCCCTATCACTCCCAGACCCAGCCCCACTCGCAGTCCCCTTCCCCGTCGCAGGCCCAGCGGCGTCCGCAGGGGCCGGCCTCGGGGAGTTCCGGGTCACGGGGCGGTGTGCCGTCGCGGGGTGGCGGCGGTGCTTCGCGGGGGGACAGTCCCTCGCGGGGCGGCGGGGTGTCCCGCGGCGGTACGGCTTCGTCCCGTTCCGGGGCGCGGCCGGTTCCAGGGGCGCGGAACACGAACCGTCCCGGTCCGCGCAGTGGCGCCGGCCGCCCGGCGCCGCGTGGCACGGGGACCGGGCGGCGGCCCGCCAATCCGCGGCTGCTGCGGCAGCGGCTGTTCGTGTTCGTCGTGGTGACCCTGCTGGTGGCCCTGGGGATCGCGGCGGCCCAGGGGTGCCAGGGACCCAGCCGTGGACTCGGGGACGACAGCGGTCGTACCGGAGGCGGTCAGCAGCGGCAGGAGCAGGTACGGCCGGACGACAAGCCCGGAGGTACGGCCGGGTCGTTGGCACCCGCTCCGCCCCGGCCCGGGTCCAGCTCGGACGCGAACGCCGACTGA
- a CDS encoding phosphotransferase family protein, with translation MTATPLLSALTTRAKARAHSRPRTQTCPCGADTLTDRPDGTVVRHADTVAKAHAPDTAPTELTARLAVAARLPGILLPPLSPTPVDLHGRLVTFWPYGDPVDPEDPDAAPWEEAATLLARLHRTPAPPGLPPMRGPAKAARAIARLRATAPQPATEPVLRAWASLPAWARAEAPAPGLPGRPPLPALCHGDLHLGQLVRHPTPDGPWLLIDVDDLGVGAPAWDLARPAAWYACGLLPPDEWNRFLTAYRTAGGPAVPADGDPWPALDTAARALTVQTAALAIVKATAADRPLDDVQRAVVDACARMGSVPPELAHENTK, from the coding sequence GTGACAGCCACCCCCTTGCTCTCAGCCCTCACCACCCGAGCCAAGGCCAGGGCCCACTCCCGCCCCCGCACCCAAACCTGCCCCTGCGGCGCGGACACCCTCACCGACCGCCCCGACGGCACAGTCGTCCGCCACGCCGACACCGTCGCGAAGGCCCACGCCCCGGACACCGCCCCCACCGAACTCACCGCCCGCCTGGCCGTGGCCGCCCGCCTCCCCGGCATACTCCTGCCCCCGCTCAGCCCGACGCCCGTCGACCTGCACGGCAGACTCGTGACGTTCTGGCCGTACGGCGATCCGGTCGACCCGGAGGACCCGGACGCGGCACCCTGGGAAGAGGCCGCCACCCTGCTCGCCCGCCTCCACCGGACCCCCGCCCCGCCCGGCCTGCCGCCCATGCGCGGGCCGGCCAAGGCGGCCCGTGCCATCGCCCGCCTCCGGGCCACCGCACCGCAGCCGGCCACCGAGCCCGTACTGCGCGCCTGGGCCTCTCTGCCCGCCTGGGCCAGAGCCGAGGCCCCCGCGCCCGGCCTCCCCGGCCGACCGCCCCTCCCGGCCCTCTGCCACGGCGACCTCCACCTCGGCCAGCTCGTGCGCCACCCGACCCCGGACGGCCCCTGGCTGCTCATCGACGTGGACGACCTCGGCGTCGGCGCCCCCGCATGGGACCTGGCCCGCCCCGCCGCCTGGTACGCCTGCGGCCTGCTCCCGCCCGACGAGTGGAACCGGTTCCTGACCGCCTACCGCACAGCGGGCGGCCCGGCCGTACCCGCCGACGGCGACCCCTGGCCCGCCCTGGACACCGCCGCCCGCGCTCTCACCGTGCAGACGGCCGCGCTGGCGATCGTCAAGGCGACGGCGGCGGACCGCCCGCTGGACGACGTACAGCGGGCGGTGGTCGACGCATGTGCCCGAATGGGTTCGGTACCACCCGAGTTGGCCCACGAAAACACGAAGTAG
- a CDS encoding TFIIB-type zinc ribbon-containing protein, which translates to MQCPKCHAPMHTYNRNGVQIEQCSGCRGIFLDYGELEALTRVESQWAGPAAPPPPAPQGYPAAPAPAWGAPQGGHYGGHGGHHGNKRHKSFGHMLFSS; encoded by the coding sequence ATGCAGTGTCCGAAGTGCCATGCGCCGATGCACACGTACAACCGCAACGGAGTCCAGATCGAGCAGTGCAGCGGTTGCCGGGGGATCTTCCTCGACTACGGCGAGCTGGAGGCGCTGACCCGCGTGGAGTCCCAGTGGGCGGGTCCCGCCGCGCCGCCGCCCCCGGCCCCACAGGGCTACCCGGCCGCTCCCGCACCCGCCTGGGGCGCCCCGCAGGGCGGCCACTACGGAGGCCATGGCGGTCACCACGGCAACAAGCGGCACAAGAGCTTCGGCCACATGCTGTTCTCCAGCTGA
- a CDS encoding chorismate-binding protein yields the protein MSDLAPLARFGGLVATGLLDVTSDPAALDSTGFWAVSADYGGRLTCARFRDVREEPVPAPKSGPGRWRGPAADDWTSSLDRAAYTAGVRRIREHIAAGEVYQANLCRVLSAPVAPGADVDALTSLLAHGNPAPYAGTIRLPAHGVEIATASPELFLRRAGRTVESGPIKGTGRTEADLLEKDYAENVMIVDLVRNDIGRVCATGSVTVPELCVVEKHPGLVHLVSTVRGELRPRTGWPELLAAAFPPGSVTGAPKSSALRIIDALETAPRGPYCGGIGWVDADRGTGELAVGIRTFWIDRADGMLRFGTGAGITWGSDPDAEWRETELKASRLLAVASGAYAASGEGSLT from the coding sequence GTGTCCGATCTCGCTCCTCTCGCCCGCTTCGGCGGTCTCGTCGCCACCGGTCTCCTCGATGTCACCAGCGATCCCGCGGCCCTCGACTCCACCGGTTTCTGGGCCGTGTCCGCGGACTACGGCGGCCGTCTGACCTGCGCTCGCTTCCGGGACGTACGCGAGGAACCGGTGCCCGCGCCGAAGTCGGGACCGGGGCGGTGGCGCGGGCCGGCCGCCGATGACTGGACGTCATCCCTCGACCGCGCCGCGTACACGGCGGGGGTGCGCCGGATCCGTGAGCACATCGCGGCCGGCGAGGTCTATCAGGCGAACCTCTGCCGGGTGCTGTCCGCGCCCGTCGCGCCCGGCGCGGACGTGGACGCACTGACCTCGCTGCTCGCGCACGGCAACCCGGCACCGTATGCAGGAACGATCCGCCTTCCCGCGCACGGCGTCGAGATCGCCACCGCGTCCCCCGAACTCTTCCTCCGCCGCGCCGGCCGGACCGTCGAATCGGGCCCGATCAAGGGCACCGGACGCACCGAGGCGGACCTCCTGGAGAAGGACTACGCCGAGAACGTGATGATCGTGGACCTGGTCCGCAACGACATCGGGCGCGTCTGCGCGACGGGCTCGGTGACCGTCCCCGAGCTGTGCGTCGTCGAGAAGCACCCGGGGCTGGTCCATCTCGTGTCGACGGTGCGGGGCGAGCTGCGCCCGCGCACCGGCTGGCCGGAACTGCTGGCGGCGGCCTTTCCGCCCGGCTCGGTCACCGGCGCGCCCAAGTCGAGCGCCCTGCGGATCATCGACGCCCTGGAGACGGCACCCCGGGGGCCGTACTGCGGAGGCATCGGCTGGGTCGACGCGGACCGGGGCACGGGCGAACTGGCGGTCGGCATCCGCACGTTCTGGATCGACCGGGCCGACGGCATGCTGCGCTTCGGCACCGGAGCGGGCATCACCTGGGGTTCGGACCCCGACGCGGAGTGGCGGGAGACCGAGCTGAAGGCGTCCCGGCTGCTCGCGGTAGCGTCTGGGGCGTATGCGGCCAGTGGAGAGGGATCGTTGACGTGA
- a CDS encoding aminotransferase class IV, producing MKLWLDGGLQDIETARVSVFDHGLTVGDGIFETVKAVDGRPFALTRHLDRLTRSARGLGLPDPDLDEVRRACTAVLAASPMPLGRLRITYTGGHGPLGSDRGEHGPTLVVAVGESARRPDSTAVITVPWTRNERGAVTGLKTTSYAENVVALARAREQGASEALFGNTVGQLCEGTGSNVFVVLDGEIHTPPLASGCLAGVTRALVVEWTGARETDLPLAVLEDADEIFLTSTLRDVQAVQRVDGRQLPDAPGPVTAKAMRVFDERAGDDLDP from the coding sequence GTGAAGCTATGGCTCGACGGCGGGTTGCAGGACATCGAGACCGCCCGCGTCTCCGTTTTCGACCACGGACTGACCGTGGGCGACGGCATCTTCGAGACGGTGAAGGCGGTCGACGGCCGGCCGTTCGCGCTCACCCGGCACCTGGACCGGCTGACCCGTTCGGCCCGCGGCCTCGGCCTGCCCGACCCCGACCTCGACGAGGTCCGCCGCGCCTGTACGGCCGTTCTCGCCGCCAGTCCGATGCCCCTGGGCCGCCTGCGCATCACCTACACCGGTGGTCACGGCCCCCTCGGCTCCGACCGCGGGGAGCACGGCCCGACCCTGGTCGTCGCCGTCGGCGAGTCCGCCCGGCGCCCCGACTCGACCGCCGTGATCACGGTCCCCTGGACGCGTAACGAACGCGGCGCCGTCACCGGCCTGAAGACCACGTCGTACGCCGAGAACGTCGTCGCTCTCGCCAGGGCGCGCGAACAGGGCGCGTCCGAGGCGCTGTTCGGCAACACGGTCGGTCAACTGTGCGAGGGGACGGGGTCGAACGTCTTCGTCGTCCTGGACGGCGAGATCCACACCCCGCCGCTCGCCTCCGGCTGCCTCGCCGGCGTCACGCGCGCCCTCGTCGTCGAGTGGACGGGGGCCAGGGAGACCGACCTGCCGCTCGCCGTCCTCGAAGACGCCGACGAGATCTTCCTGACGTCCACCCTGAGGGACGTGCAGGCCGTGCAGCGCGTCGACGGACGCCAACTCCCGGACGCCCCGGGACCGGTGACGGCCAAGGCGATGCGGGTCTTCGACGAGCGGGCCGGGGACGACCTCGACCCCTGA